The region CGGATTCTTAATCACGATATCCGCATCGATAAAATCCTGCATTGCATGAGGCATCCCCAACTTCCAAATGATGTTAGGATAATGCGCCAGACGCGCCACATTCTCTTGGAGAACCTCCTGACTACGCAGATCGCTAACAATAATCTCTGCCCCCGCCTCAGCTAGATATCGCGTCGCAGCGATGCCCGAGCCATGCGCATAAAGCCCATAGCCCATCACCACCACGCGCTTGCCTTGATACGCTTGCGCTCGATACGCCTCTACATCAAATGCCATCATCTCTCTCCCATCGTCACCCAAAAGATGCTCCCATATTACACCACATCGGCGCTACTCTTATCATCTAAATATTGATAGTAACTCGCCACGCGTTGGGCTATCGAGGTACCATCTAACTGACAAAAGCGTAATAAGTCGTCTCGACTCCCATGTGGCAAGAGCGAGCTCTCCACACCTAGGTGCAAAAAGCGCGGACGCTCCTGCGCCATGCTCATCAAACTAGCCAACTGCACGCCCCAGCCACCATCCACCACCGCCTCTTCCAGCGTAACCACCAATGAATACTTCGCCAATAACGACTGCCAATACTCCACATTGAGTGGCTTAATAAAGCGCGCATGACAATGATCCACAGCAATATTACGCTCACCCAAATATTCAATCGCTCGCTCCACCTCGATTGCCAAAGAGCCCAAGCTTACCAGTAAAATCGCGGCATCCTCAACCCGATGCCAGAAGACTCCCACGCCCAAGACCAAAGGCTCAAGCGGAATCTTCAACTGCGCATCAGGAATCTCTGCCTTGGCGTAGCGAATCACCACCAATGTTGACTGCTCGCTTGCCCAGCTAAGCATCAGCTTGAGCTCTTCTCCTGATGCTGGTGCCAAAAAGATAAGATTCGGCAAGCTCTGGAGCAACGCAATGTCGTAAACCCCTTGATGACTCTCGCCATCACCCGCCACCACCCCCGCCCGATCTAGGGTGATAATCATCGGTAGACGTTGCATCACCACATCATGAATCACCTGATCCACCGCCCGCTGTAAAAATGTTGCGTATAGTGCCACCACCACGCGCTTACCTGCCAACGCCAAGCCACTAGCAAAAGCCACCGCATGCTGTTCGGCAATCCCCACATCATAGCAACGCTGGGGCATCAGCTTCTCTAACTTATCCACCCCCGTACCACTAGGCATCGCCGCGGTAATTGCTACGACATCCTCATGCTTTTGGGCAAGCCCAACCAACGCCTCGCTAAAAATCTGCGTATAAGAAGGCGCACTCGCCTTAGCCTGCCCCTTACCAGTAATCCCATGATAGGCAATCGGATCGATCTCGGCTGCCGGATAGCCTTTGCCCTTTTGCGTCTTTAGGTGGATAAGTAGAGGACGTTGCACCGCTTTTGCTTTCGTAAAGAGATCGACCATCAATGCGCAATCATGCCCATCGTAGTCGCCCCAATACTCAAAGCCAAGGGTGGTGAAAAAATTTCTATCCTCCAAGATCGCCAAATGCTCATGCAACGCACCACAGCCGGGGGCAATCGACATCTGATTGTCATTAAGGATAACAATAACCGGTAAGCCCATCGCCCCAATATGATTAAGCGCCTCAAAGGCGATACCACCGCTCAAACCCGCATCGCCAATGATGGCAAGCACCCGTTCCTGTTTACGCATCTCTAACGCTTGCCCAGCCACCATTCCGGCAGCCACACTCAAGCTCACCGAAGCATGCCCACTCGAGAGAATATCATGCTCGCTCTCTTGCGGACGCGTAAAGCCCGATAATCCCCCAAATTGACGTATGCTTGCAAACGCTTCGCCCCGTCCGGTGATAATCTTGTGCGCATAACATTGATGCCCCACGTCAAAGAGAAATTTATCTCTTGGTGAGTTAAAGACATAATGGAGCGCCAGTGTCAACTCAATCGTGCCTAAGTTGCTACTAAAATGCCCGCCACTCTCCAAAAGCGACTCTACCATCGCACTCCTCATCCGCTGAGCAACATCGGCAAGTTGCTGGGCAGGGAGACTTTTTATATAAGCAAGAGGAAATTTACCCTCAAGAATTTCATTATTGTTCATCATTCCTTCCATCATCACGGTTTATTTCATAAGTAACTAATGCGATATGTCTGTTTTTCGCGAAAACCCACCGACTGATACAGTCGTAATGCCGATCGATTCTCCTGCTTCACAAAGAGCACAAGTGCTTTATTGCGAACAATATATAACTGAAAAAGATGATAAAATAAAATCTTGGCTAAGCCCTTGCCTCGCAATCTGGGGGTGGTATAGACCCCTGCTACCTGATCATACGCGCGACCTGCCACATTGATAGAAGCCTTGCTCAAAATATGCTCTTTGTACTGCAAGTGATAGCCCTCTTCTTGCGTTAAACGCCGACGAAAATGCGTTGCGATGGCATTCTCGCTCAAGAGGTGGTGCTTAGCAACCATCACCTCCTCTTGTTGATAGCCAATCTCTAAGGTTAATAATGTCGAAAAATCAGCCAATGTACTAGGTACAAAATCAATCGCATCAGGGGTTACCAATGAAAAATTTCGCATCGCCTGAGGATTTATCGTCATCGAGAAGTAATTAACCCCGATAAAATGCATACTACGTTCATAGCGTTGCTCCAACCAAAAGAGCTCCGTAGGCGTACCGATCAGGCAATAGGGCTTAGGCCACTGCGCCAAAATCAACCACGCGCCATCGGCACCCAAGGAGAGCGTGGTGGTGGCATCTACCAGTAAACGCGCATCTTTGTCTAGTGCGATAACCCCGAGCAACTCTCCCGAATGGTGATACGCCAAGAGGATATATTTGCGTAGCGCCACCTCCTGACACGCGCGATAAACCCAATGGGCAAGGTAGAGATGCGCCCACTCGCGCTTCTCAAAATAAGCCAAAAGAGCGCACTCATCGGCATCGCTTTGCCAGTAAGACCAACGTATCACCAGAAGAGATCCTATAAGGTTAAGGTGCGCTGGGTGTCGATATACGCGCCGGCCATATGCGCTGTCAACGCGCCATCGGCACAGGCAGTAACCACCTGACGAAAGTGCGTATTACGCACATCGCCTGCCACATAGATGCCCTTAACCGAGCTCTCTAACTTAGAATTGGTGATAATGTATCCGCTCTCATCTTTATCCAAATAAGGGAAGAGTTCGGTTTGCGGATAGGTGCCAACAAAGATAAAGACCGCACCAAATTCTTCCTCATAGGTGCGCCCGCTCTGATTCTCAAGAAGAACCACGCGCGAGACCTTTTGTTCCCCCTGAATCTCCTTGAGCTCGGTAAAGGTGCGAATCTCGATCCGCGGATTGGCTTTAACCTGCTCCACCAGGTAATGTTGCGCGCGGAATTTATCACGACGATGAATCAAAACAATTCGATCGCTCAAGCCACTTAAAAAGAGCGCATCAGAAAAGGCCGTATCGCCACCACCCACCACCAAAATCGGCTGATTCTTAAAGAAGGGACCATCGCACGTCGCACAATAGCTTACCCCCTTGCCCAAAAATGCCTCCTCCCCCGGAACGCCCAACTTAGCATACTTCGCCCCCGTAGCCACAATTACCGCATAAGCCTCATAAATATCGCCATTGGCTAGCTCGATAACATGCTTATGTGATTCCTGATAGACCCGATGCACCATGCTCAAGACAAACTGCACCCCAAAATTCTTTGCCTGCTGTTCCATCGCACCAGCAAAACCAAAGCCGTCAATCGCTAAGATGCCCGGATAATTATCTAGCATATCAATAAGGAGGGTCTGCCCTCCGCTCATTGCCCCGTCAAAAACCACACACGAGAGCCCTGCACGCGCTCCATACTGACCTGCGCTTAATCCCGCAGGACCTGCTCCAATAATTGCTACATCAATCTTTATTCTCATTGCTCTGCCTCATCCATTTCTATGTTCTTTATAACTCTAAGGTAACACCGATTCGCCAGAAGACCAAATCATAAAGGAGCGATAGCCCTTTTTATAAAGATCCTCTGGCAAATCGGCGCTAGAGAGATAGCGCGTGCGCACCTGCATAGCAACCACTTCTTGCGCGCCACTAATGTTTGCCTCTAACACGATAAAATACGGGTAACCGTTGGCAATCGCCTCTTGACGTGATGTATCAATTGCTAAGAGAAAGGGCCAACGCCTAGAGTCATCGTTATGGAAAATAACCATATTGATGCTCTCGTTAAGTGCCTCGTTATGCACCAACCGTAACCGCGCTTCGGCTTGTAAATCTACCGCCGTAGAGGGCGAGAGCCATGCTTGTCGATACTTTTTTTTCAGCGTAGCTACCTCAAAATACTTCACATCGCTATCTAATTGTGAGTTGAGAAGCGCATAGCCACTGGCCTCACTCTCTTCATTATAAAAGAAGGCCATCACAAAGTAGCCGCTGCGAGCGCCACTACGATCAGGGGCGCTGGCGATCTGCACATCTTGCCCGCGTAAATTAAAGACCGTCGCCCACAACGCAAAGGCCGCGGGGTTAAACGTAATCGCCTCACGGTGCAAGAGAATAAAGTGCGAAAATCCGAGCTTATCGGCAAGATCAGCAGTTGCGCTTAGCGAGGCGCTCTCCAAATCAAGCTTAAAATCGTTGACCTCAACCATTAGCGCATAAAAATTAGGGTAGCGACTAACCACCGGCGAGAGCTCTTCAAAATCATAGTAGCCACTCTCCACTTGCTTAGGACTAAAAATTAGTAATCCCAACAGCAATAGCGTTAAGCCGGCAACCAAAAGGAGAATTTTATTGATATGTTTCATAGACGTTAGGGTTATCTTCACTGTGTACGCTCGCTTTAGTATCCCAGCCGAAAGCTAAGAAAGCCAACGCACAAGGGAATCACCAGATTGTCAAAACTCTTTAGGGGTAAGGCCTCGATAAAGGTGGTTAAGAGCGCGACCCAAAAGCTGGTGGTAAGATCGCCCTTGG is a window of Entomospira culicis DNA encoding:
- a CDS encoding 1-deoxy-D-xylulose-5-phosphate synthase; protein product: MMEGMMNNNEILEGKFPLAYIKSLPAQQLADVAQRMRSAMVESLLESGGHFSSNLGTIELTLALHYVFNSPRDKFLFDVGHQCYAHKIITGRGEAFASIRQFGGLSGFTRPQESEHDILSSGHASVSLSVAAGMVAGQALEMRKQERVLAIIGDAGLSGGIAFEALNHIGAMGLPVIVILNDNQMSIAPGCGALHEHLAILEDRNFFTTLGFEYWGDYDGHDCALMVDLFTKAKAVQRPLLIHLKTQKGKGYPAAEIDPIAYHGITGKGQAKASAPSYTQIFSEALVGLAQKHEDVVAITAAMPSGTGVDKLEKLMPQRCYDVGIAEQHAVAFASGLALAGKRVVVALYATFLQRAVDQVIHDVVMQRLPMIITLDRAGVVAGDGESHQGVYDIALLQSLPNLIFLAPASGEELKLMLSWASEQSTLVVIRYAKAEIPDAQLKIPLEPLVLGVGVFWHRVEDAAILLVSLGSLAIEVERAIEYLGERNIAVDHCHARFIKPLNVEYWQSLLAKYSLVVTLEEAVVDGGWGVQLASLMSMAQERPRFLHLGVESSLLPHGSRDDLLRFCQLDGTSIAQRVASYYQYLDDKSSADVV
- a CDS encoding GNAT family N-acetyltransferase yields the protein MIRWSYWQSDADECALLAYFEKREWAHLYLAHWVYRACQEVALRKYILLAYHHSGELLGVIALDKDARLLVDATTTLSLGADGAWLILAQWPKPYCLIGTPTELFWLEQRYERSMHFIGVNYFSMTINPQAMRNFSLVTPDAIDFVPSTLADFSTLLTLEIGYQQEEVMVAKHHLLSENAIATHFRRRLTQEEGYHLQYKEHILSKASINVAGRAYDQVAGVYTTPRLRGKGLAKILFYHLFQLYIVRNKALVLFVKQENRSALRLYQSVGFREKQTYRISYL
- a CDS encoding NAD(P)/FAD-dependent oxidoreductase; the protein is MRIKIDVAIIGAGPAGLSAGQYGARAGLSCVVFDGAMSGGQTLLIDMLDNYPGILAIDGFGFAGAMEQQAKNFGVQFVLSMVHRVYQESHKHVIELANGDIYEAYAVIVATGAKYAKLGVPGEEAFLGKGVSYCATCDGPFFKNQPILVVGGGDTAFSDALFLSGLSDRIVLIHRRDKFRAQHYLVEQVKANPRIEIRTFTELKEIQGEQKVSRVVLLENQSGRTYEEEFGAVFIFVGTYPQTELFPYLDKDESGYIITNSKLESSVKGIYVAGDVRNTHFRQVVTACADGALTAHMAGAYIDTQRTLTL